One segment of Ficedula albicollis isolate OC2 chromosome 2, FicAlb1.5, whole genome shotgun sequence DNA contains the following:
- the CFAP69 gene encoding LOW QUALITY PROTEIN: cilia- and flagella-associated protein 69 (The sequence of the model RefSeq protein was modified relative to this genomic sequence to represent the inferred CDS: deleted 1 base in 1 codon): MEGFSTDAPLRSADLNHVITLLEDSGSKDVEEEQLKTLKKVVKQFENGLPLKNVLQITQILNLCAEKVNEQEAFTEPLCELIKLFGLPFQKKKSSDELNYSVEVSYSIAQLGYLMRVPSSQVKIQICKSIVSFYNIELPGKLLSGYQPTSANYKIRMAEEGGLAEALVLSLALVENQLIEKLWVLKALQHLSTSGISCRQMVKAQAASRLCLYLNGADPSGQLVFRSSDILWSLLENASKEDVVNQLSSLECVHTLKEVFANLVRRGFRHCDHQLRNDLLVIATLLAENPEVPMIESGFAKLLIVLATFTEVKLPNPLVEGFKLTYSYEDFEMKKLLFNIIGILSRDPSAAQLLSENHVMPALLYYVKLNHQKRGFPDWSAAQYEELQLHAIAVLASVAPVLVDKYLSCQANTLLLVFLEWCTGQDPFVGRGHSFHGTGGRGNKLAQMRYSLRVLRSVVTLYDDAVSINLCDQGAISQLLDILKYAADKSKEKEGTVLLEIQADILFILSVLCENDVHRKELFSCEGIDILIPFFTMDPRKLYSGLGHHCLLLSALDCLWSCVVGCHIAEVSFIEKQGIFLLLDLLALKEKNLCNIILGILVEFSDNPKTTLHMSVWRGKRDQTAANLLIQLWRQEELDLGVRRDKHGRIVDTKRPIVTSFQKLQKVIPVPASCPSFAIMEVAESIRAKIYSLFCKLGFENLPGLSAKDFVTLAIIQRYIDFKTGEVWSEICAEIKEEFRPVTSDERALKVISNILENTGEMVVALQTDVLETERKHEIQEEEETYKEFQASKTQRKLLNKSWENFLARTSNYEALKKAKMLQEALLDSSRFRAKIPIGPLYSTGIPKLNITVGPGRFVTGHSVLCQQSGGPLADTEHAPIKSSVCKRALKKIKRDKTLDSVKKKNQYL, encoded by the exons ATGGAGGGCTTTTCCACG GATGCACCATTGAGATCGGCGGATTTGAATCACGTCATCACGCTACTGGAAGATTCGGGCTCA AAAGATGTGGaagaagagcagctgaaaaCTCTCAAGAAGGTAGTCAAGCAATTTGAAAATGGACTT cCTCTTAAGAATGTACTACAAATTACCCAAATTCTTAACCTGTGTGCAGAAAAAGTGAATGAACAAGAAGCTTTCACAGAGCCTTTGTGTGAACTTATTAAACTGTTTGG GTTAccatttcaaaaaaagaaatcatctgATGAGTTAAACTATTCCGTTGAAGTTTCATATTCCATTGCACAACTGG GTTACTTGATGAGAGTGCCAAGCTCTCAAGTTAAAATACAGATCTGTAAGAGTATTGTTAGCTTTTACAATATAGAGCTACCAGGAAAACTACTTTCAG GTTACCAGCCAACAAGTGCAAACTACAAAATCCGAATGGCTGAAGAAGGAGGATTAGCAGAAGCTCTTGTTTTATCACTAGCATTAGTTGAAAATCAACTTATTGAGAAGTTGTGGGTACTTAAAGCTCTCCAGCATCTTTCTACCTCAG GAATAAGTTGCAGACAAATGGTGAAGGCCCAAGCAGCCAGCAGGCTTTGTTTGTATCTAAATGGTGCTGATCCCTCAGGACAGCTGGTGTTCCGTTCCTCAGATATCCTATGGAGCCTGCTAGAAAATGCCTCAAAAGAAGACGTGGTTAATCAGCTCAGCAGCTTGGAATGTGTGCA cactTTGAAAGAAGTATTTGCCAACCTTGTCAGGCGTGGCTTCCGGCACTGTGATCATCAGCTGCGGAATGACCTCTTGGTGATTGCCACATTACTAGCTGAAAACCCTGAAGTACCTATGATT GAAAGTGGATTTGCAAAGCTCTTAATAGTACTTGCAACATTTACTGAAG TTAAACTTCCCAATCCCTTGGTAGAAGGTTTTAAACTTACCTACTCATACGAGGATTTTGAGATGAAGAAGTTACTATTTAATATAATAGGAATCTTATCTAGAGACCCATCTGCTGCACAG ctcctcagtgaAAATCATGTGATGCCAGCTTTGCTTTATTATGTAAAACTAAATCATCAAAAGCGTGGATTTCCTGACTGGTCTGCTGCCCAATATGAAGAATTGCAGCTTCATGCAATTGCTGTTTTAGCTTCAGTGGCTCCTGTGTTAGTCGATAAATATTTGTCCTGCCAAGCGAATACTCTTCTCCTTGTGTTTCTAGAATGGTGTACAGGCCAAG ATCCTTTCGTTGGTCGAGGTCACAGTTTCCATGGAACAGGTGGTCGTGGTAACAAACTTGCACAAATGCGCTACAGCCTCCGGGTGCTGAGATCTGTTGTGACCCTTTATGATGATGCTGTGAGCATTAATTTGTGTGACCAGGGAGCAATTAGCCAGCTACTGG ACATCTTAAAGTATGCAGCAGACaaatctaaagaaaaagaaggtacTGTTCTACTGGAAATCCAAGCTGacatattatttattttgtctgttcTCTGTGAAAATGATGTCCACAGAAAG GAACTCTTCAGCTGTGAAGGAATTGATATACTTATCCCATTCTTTACAATGGATCCAAGGAAGTTATATAGTGGATTAGGCCACCACTGTCTTCTGCTCAGTGCACTCGACTGCTTGTG gTCCTGTGTCGTTGGATGTCACATTGCAGAGGTCTCTTTTATTGAAAAACAGggcatttttctccttctggaTTTGTTGGCA TTAAAGGAAAAGAACTTGTGCAATATAATTCTTGGAATCTTGGTTGAATTTTCTGACAATCCTAAAACAACTTTGCACATGAGTGTCTGGCGAGGGAAGAGAGATCAAACAGCAGCTAATCTTCTAATACAGTTATGGAGACAGGAGGAGTTGGATTTGGGAGTCAGACGTGATAAACATGGGAGGATTGTTG ACACTAAGAGACCTATTGTTACCAGCTTCCAGAAACTGCAAAAGGTCATTCCAGTGCCTGCCAGCTGTCCCAGTTTTGCCATCATGGAGGTTGCAGAGAGCATACGGGCAAAAATTTATTCACTATTTTGCAAGCTAG GTTTTGAAAATTTACCTGGCTTATCTGCTAAGGATTTTGTTACACTTGCTATTATTCAACGTTATATTGACTTTAAA ACTGGAGAGGTTTGGAGTGAAATATGTGCAGAGATAAAAGAAGAATTCAGGCCTGTTACATCAGATGAGAGAGCCTTGaaagttatttcaaatatattagAAAATACTGGAGAAATGGTTGTTGCTCTGCAGACTGATGTGCTTGAAACAGAGCGCAAGCATGAAAtccaggaagaggaagaaacttACAAAGAA TTCCAGGCttccaaaacacagagaaaactgtTAAATAAATCTTGGGAAAATTTCTTGGCTCGGACATCAAACTATGAGGCATTGAAG aaagcaaaaatgctTCAGGAAGCATTATTAGATTCTTCCAGATTTAGAGCAAAGATTCCAATTGGACCACTCTACTCTACTGGTATTCCAAAACTCAATATAACA gtCGGACCTGGTCGCTTCGTAACTGGGCATAGTGTGCTTTGTCAGCAGAGTGGAGGGCCACTGGCTGATACAGAGCATGCTCCTATAAAGTCCTCTGTTTGTAAAAGGGCCTTA AAAAAGATCAAAAGAGATAAAACATTGGACtcagtcaagaaaaaaaaccagtacCTGTAG
- the LOC107603362 gene encoding uncharacterized protein LOC107603362 → MEFVWKRWWFQLGCILIVNLVYANLEYQKETPPSLREIDHQCWEVSSHGLVEMKKLKVADTVIALWDFMMFLKESPKPKHNELFNDLAQNFWDMYVDCVLSRSHGMGRRQLTSPKYSSTYSHRTLEGSAFTNPF, encoded by the exons ATGGAATTTGTATGGAAACGATGGTGGTTTCAGCTGGGCTGTATATTGATAGTGAATTTGGTTTATGCCAATCTAGAGTATCAAAAAGAAACTCCTCCAAGCCTGCGTGAGATTGACCATCAGTGCTGGGAGGTATCGTCCCATGGGCTGGTGGAAATGAAGAAACTCAAGGTAGCAGACACAGTCATTGCTCTCTGGGACTTCATGATGTTCCTAAAGGAGTCCCCTAAGCCCAAGCACAATGAACTCTTCAATGATTTAGCCCAGAACTTCTGGGACATGTATGTAGACTGTGTGCTCTCAAGATCCCACGGAATGGGCAGAAGACAATTAACATCTCCCAAATATTCTTCCACATACTCACACAGAACTTTAGAAG GGTCTGCTTTCACCAATCCATTTTAG